In the Corvus cornix cornix isolate S_Up_H32 chromosome 18, ASM73873v5, whole genome shotgun sequence genome, one interval contains:
- the LOC104695662 gene encoding F-box/WD repeat-containing protein 10 — translation MVPSSLQSRSSDSQSKDFTRFLPFQLSMSILGLLDPKSLDACSAVNSHWEFLVKQVQEDKECRSTVQKDLLQLQELCPRKTIPSYAKRVDVQIPQLNDEGEVIEVKDKEQNKRRKSKTEDFGLHTAYQEMKTLKVELEERNVFCGSYKIRVLMEQSDRTRIIHYSGGDLVVTASANRKVRLLRVPGGKEVPLLLQGHAGPIGALCLCEDKGLLVSTSFDLSIRYWNIPSGACVRTFTGHYGTITCLDSHEEHFVSGAGDGMVKVWSLKSGKCVRTLMHNSPVWAVRMDGTHVVSGGHQGLVKVWSAETGALIKTLERHQGPVLCLSFDQWHLVTGSSDGYALGWSMLGKLRRCLIAFFHPKEVLSLEFLYLRVISGCADGHIRIFNFLTGTCLRVLEPTSSGDPLSSLCVAGNRMVTNSPSRVVLLQFEDVVWDYSLPADREVVKDKKSRRGKRQGASAEQRQAQEPQDRSPGSRQPSKSRGRPKSGDAEQGPAPPAPEEAEATLQPELPKRDPSCPMSPDKFLLTISTLQSSCKPARVSSSTELSAKAREAQQHRPRKVPMSKMPLQHKEEQAAQLQRARLHSDSLTVTKISTPFETKMLRLRLQNSLHSPTVKSSIPAPCVVCPKFCGSLRERKTPSGHGKDTPGPKDGDQLIDLCTASLELIQPTPGTAAQIRNEVPRGIKPLSSCPYGSRRDSGFRLLTAEQEVHEAAEAAQHQAQQAKPTEAEERARRKAWLRKIKGLPVDSFPGERKTPAPELGHNTFI, via the exons ATGGTTCCCTCGTCTCTCCAGTCACGCTCCAGTGACAGCCAGTCCAAGGATTTCACTCGTTTCCTGCCATTCCAGCTGTCCATGTCCATCCTGG GGCTTTTGGATCCAAAATCCCTGGATGCCTGTTCTGCTGTGAATAGTCACTGGGAATTCCTGGTCAAGCAGGTCCAGGAGGACAAGGAGTGTCGGAGCACAGTGCAGAAGGACCTCCTGCAGTTGCAG GAGTTGTGTCCTAGAAAAACCATTCCAAGCTATGCTAAAAGAGTCGATGTGCAAATTCCCCAGTTAAATGATGAGGGTGAGGTCATCGAAGTGAAGGACAAGGAGCAGAACAAGAGACGTAAATCGAAG ACAGAGGATTTCGGTCTGCACACAGCCTATCAGGAAATGAAAACTCTCAAGGTCGAGCTGGAAGAGAGGAATGTCTTCTGTGGCTCCTACAAGATCCGTGTCCTCATGGAGCA ATCAGACAGGACAAGGATAATCCACTACAGTGGTGGGGATTTGGTGGTCACTGCCTCTGCCAACAGAAAAGTGAGGCTGCTCCGTGtgccaggagggaaggaagtGCCTCTTCTGCTCCAAGGCCACGCTGGGCCCATCGGAGCTCTCTGCCTCTGTGAGGACAAAGGGCTCCTGGTCAGCACCAGCTTTGATCTCAGCATCAG GTACTGGAACATTCCCAGCGGCGCCTGTGTGAGAACCTTCACTGGTCACTACGGGACCATCACCTGCCTGGATTCCCACGAGGAGCACTTTGTGTCAGGAGCTGGGGACGGGATGGTGAAAG TGTGGAGCCTGAAGAGTGGGAAATGTGTCAGGACTCTGATGCACAACAGCCCTGTGTGGGCAGTGAGGATGGACGGGACCCATGTGGTCAGTGGGGGCCACCAAGGGCTGGTGAAGGTCTGGAGTGCTGAGACAGGGGCTCTGATCAAG ACGTTAGAGAGGCACCAAGGCCCAGTTCTCTGCTTGTCCTTTGACCAGTGGCACCTCGTCACAGGGAGCAGCGATGGATATGCCCTGGGATGGAGCATGTTGGGAAAACTTAGGAGATGCCTGATAGCTTTCTTCCATCCCAA GGAAGTCCTGTCCCTGGAGTTCCTGTACCTCAGAGTCATCAGTGGCTGTGCTGATGGACACATTCGGATATTCAACTTCCTGACTGGAACCTGCCTCAGAGTGTTGGAGCCCACCAGCAGCGGGGACCCCCTGTCTTCTCTCTGTGTTGCAGGAAACAG gaTGGTGACCAACTCCCCCAGCAgagtggtgctgctgcagttcGAGGATGTGGTGTGGGACTATTCCCTACCCGCTGACAGAGAGGTGGTGAAGGACAAGAAGTCCCGGAGAGGGAAGCGCCAGGGTGCCAGCGCAGAGCAGCGACAAGCTCAGGAGCCTCAGGACAGGTCCCCGGGGTCTCGCCAGCCATCAAAGAGCCGTGGAAGACCCAAAA GTGGTGATGCCGAACAGGgccctgctccccctgcacCTGAGGAGGCAGAAGCCACTTTGCAGCCTGAGCTGCCCAAGAGAGACCCAAGCTGTCCAATGTCCCCTGACAAGTTCCTCTTAACAATCAGcaccctgcagagctcctgcaaGCCAGCCCGAGTCAGCTCCAGCACTGAGCTCTCTGCAAAGGCCAGGGAAGCACAGCAACACCGCCCGAGGAAGGTGCCAATGTCCAAAATGCCCCTGCAGCACAAAGAGGAGCaggcagcccagctccagcgTGCCAGGCTGCACAGTGATTCTCTGACCGTGACAAAAATCTCAACACCCTTTGAAACCAAAATGCTGCGGCTCAGGCTGCAGAACTCCTTGCACAGCCCCACTGTGAAatcctccatccctgctccctgtgttGTATGTCCCAAGTTTTGTGGCTCACTGCGAGAAAGGAAAACTCCCAGTGGCCATGGGAAAGATACTCCTGGCCCCAAAGATGGGGATCAGCTCATCGATCTCTGCACAGCTTCCTTGGAGCTGATCCAGCCAacacctggcacagctgcacagatCAGAAATGAAGTTCCCAGGGGAATAAAGCCCCTAAGCTCCTGCCCCTATGGTTCCCGCAGGGACAGTGGGTTCAGGCTtctgacagcagagcaggaggtgcatgaggcagctgaggcagctcagcatcaggcacagcaggcAAAGCCCACGGAAGCTGAGGAAAGAGCCAGAAGGAAGGCCTGGCTAAGGAAAATTAAAGGCCTACCTGTGGATTCCTTTcctggggagaggaaaacacCTGCTCCAGAACTTGGGCATAACACATTTATCTGA